TTTAGAATAACAATACCCTAAAATAAGTGCTGGAAAGTCAATAGCTGATTATACAAATATGGATTGCCAATGCTCTTTACAGAGCAAGCCCCACCTCCCTCACATTCAGGGGAACATTAGAGCCCTCTGCTCCCAGCATGTGCTGTTGCACAGGTATCTGAGAGCTGGATTAGATCAGGACTGACTGAAGATCTGCTTCTCCTCTTCTACCCTTTAGTAGTCACAGCCTGGCCTTGGTCAGCTTACCTGGTTGAGTTTGATATACTCCTGCTCATAAATCTCAGCAAGGCTCAGCTTGCTCTTCTCGTGGTCTAACGTTAAACGCTTCTTATACTCATACGCATCctctttgggtttttcttttcgtTCTACATCATCCCAAGCCTGAAATGCAAATATGTTCATAGATTCCAACGTTGACTTCTATGCCCCATAAGAGCGATagtaaagaaattaattttcaactTCAAAAGTGATTATCTGGGGCAGGGACACAGCTCAGGTAGTAGAATGCTTGTATGGCATGCATAAAGCCTTGGGTTCATCCTCAGGCCCACATAAACAGGGCATAGTAGTCCATGCCCACAATACCAGTACTTGAAAGGTTGAAGGAGTATCAGAAGTTCGAGGTCATCTCAGGctatttagtgagttccagggtcaTCTACGGGcacgtgaaaccctgtctcaataataataataataataataataataataataataataactaaaaaaGTGTTAGATGTGATGGCCTACACCTTAATCCTGGAACTTTAGAGGCACAGGTAGGTAGATCTGTGAGTTCTaaacaagcctggtctacacagccagggctacacagtaagaccctctctctcaacagaaaaaaaagtgattttttttctcaagtagCAAATAATAAAGCATGATGAAGAGCAAAGAGGACATTAGCCCAAATATCCTTCTGTCTTTACTTTAAAATTAGTCTTTCTCTTATTACCCACTTTAATTTCCTTGTAACCatttgctaggaattgaaccagagcCTCGAATATGCCAAGCCAAGAGCTCTAACAGAGCCACACCACCAGCccttagattattttattttagagccatttcttcagcccacCTTACTATGTGATTAAATTAACCTAGGTTCTGTACTTCATTCCAAATTTTAAGATTCTCTCTGATCCTCTCATATTGAACCCTCTGCTCTTGCTCCTCCCTTTTCGACACATTAAGGAAGCATCTCTAGTGAGACAAGTGTCATATACTTGTCACATAATGCCTGTTTTTATTCCAAGCTTACAAAACCAGATCAACTACCAAAAATTCTTTGCTGGGCCATTAACACCTGAAAAGATCCACCCTTGATTTATTACAGCAGATACTGTGCCTCGACGGAGGAAGGGCCATGGGTTTGACCACAGCGAGCCAGATGCCCATCATAAGCCCCATTACCACCTAGTCAACAAGATTCAGAACAGATGATGCTAGCAATGGCCCTGGCCACCGTCCCATCAGGCACCTTACTTTCTTGGGTATGAACAAAGAGCTATGTCCTACAGTGAAGGTGAAAATCACTGTGTCCAGTGTAAGGGCTTTAAAGTCAAGAGgatcaaataaaaattaagaaagcattatttctaaatattacaGTGAGAATTAAATTAAAACCCACTCCATTCTTACTGACCTGATCTCTTATCCTCTGTTTAATGATATCTTCTAAATGGAGGGTAGTTTCCTCTGTGATTACAGGGGCTAAAAGAAACAAAGTGTTTGTTAGAAAAATGCACATCAGATCAGGGATTCTCAACATAAGCAGTACCTGGGAACTTACTAAAAATACAAATTCTCAGGCCAACCCTACACCTTCTAAATCAGACAGGGGAGAATTTCTTATAGTATTCTGTTTCTAGGCCTGCACGCTGTCACAGTACACTGTACACAGTACACAGTACACAATTAGTTTAATTGTGAACAAGTTCTAATCAAGTACACAGTACACAGTACACAATTAGTTTAATTGTGAACAAGTTCTAATCAAGTTCTTTGTTGCATCCATGAAGTtcaaagctgggtgtgatggcacacgcctttaagtgtagaggcaggcggatctgagttaaaggccaacctggtctccagagtgagtttcaagacagacAGAGCTATGCAGAAAATATCtgttaagaaaggaagaaaggaagaaagaaaggaagggagggagggagggagggagggagggaggaagggagggagggagagagagagaaagaaagagagaaaggaagaaaaaggttcAAATGCAGaactccctctgtgtgtgtgtgtgtgtgtgtgtgtgtgtgtgtgtgtgtgtgtgtgtgtgtgtgtgtattgaaacagggtctcacacagcccaggctggtctcaaacctgcCAAGTAacctgaagatgactttgaacttctgagccttctgcctcaacctctcgTGAGCTAAGataggccaccatgcctgctttccATCCCAATGCCCTGGGACATCACCCTCCTTAGCAGTTAAGTGTCAAGATATTGGCACCTGTCCTTCTGAGTGagtacacgcatgtgcacactTGCATATGTGtcatgtgtaggccagaggtcaaggcTGGGACCTTGCTTGAATgccctccactttatttttttgaggcagggcctctaaCCAAACCTACAGACATCAATTCCCCTAGACTAACTGGTCAGCAATCTCCAGccattctcccatctctgcctcctcagtgctaagattacaggatcttttcatgtgggtgctggggaacccCAACTTGGGTCcacatgcttgcagagcaagaactttacccactgagccatctccccagctcctgacaattcatttttaatgatggGGGAGAGGCATACACTGGAGACCTAAGGCAAAGATTGTAAACTGATACCAACTGGTGAGTTCAGTTCAATGGCATACAGACAGCCACTACACTTTTCTGGATGGCTGCAAATTTTTACAACAAAAAGCAGGAAGGAAACAGACATGACTCAGAATCTTTCTGAACTGGAACTagagaaaaagcccagaggaaggCAGCTGCAGAAGCATGGGAGGCACCATACCCATCCTGACAGCATGGTCAAAGTGGAGCGTCTCCTCCAGCAGGCTGTTCTCTGGCCGCTTCTGGGCCGTCACTTCCCCTTGAAGCTGCCAAGGCTTTTTTTCCAACAACTCTTTTTCCAAAGATGCGATTTTCTCATTCATCTAGGAAATAAGACAGCAGTTATTTTGAAGTGCTGTACTTACTAATGCACCAAGCTCTCCAGAAGCTCTGGGTCTATTCGGGGGGCTCTGTTCTATCCAAATGATCTAAATCCGCACAAGCCACTAGCACACTTAATTATCACAACATCCTAAAGTGAGTTTTGTCTGATATTCGCTTTGACGGAGCCTGGCTCTTGACTCCACACCTGAATGTCTCATCTCCACCCTGTCACAGACAATCTTAGAGCCATTGGCAGACAAAGGCCGGTTTTATCTTGGAGTCCTCCTGTTTCCCAACTCGCCCTTCGGCTCACTTGTTAGGTCTGCCCAGGATCCTTTGCAAGGAACAACACTTTCACTGTAGCCTTCCTCAGCTTTTGCTTTTGATGCCACACTGACAAGTCTAAAATAGAAGGTAGGTCACAGTGGACATTTTGTCTGATTCTTGTTAAACAGATGTTTCTAGAATCTGGCCTGTAACCATGACGGCAGCTTTGGACCTGATGTATCTGTAGctcactgaattaaaaaaaatgaataaaatatggtTAAATCTCCCTGACATCCATGGAGCTGATCATGtttttctcctccatctctgaAGCCAAGAATTATGCTTGATTACCTTATACTGAATTAAACGACTGAGGCTCATCTGATTTGGTGGCATTGCTCTCTCATTATTTTGGATTTGTGTACCACTACCCAAGAATGGATATTTACACGTTTACATGAGTCAGATATAGTTAGTCTTGTCTATAAATTctgcttcacttttttttttttggtttttcgagacagggtttctctgcatagctttgcgcctttcctggagctcacttggtagcccaggctggcctcgaactcacagagatccgcctggctctgcctcccgagtgctgggattaaaggcgtgcgccaccaccgcccggcaaaacatttcttttttttttttttttggtttttcgagacagggtttctctgtgtagctttgcgcctttcctggaactcgctttggagaccaggctggcctcgaactcacagagatccgcctgcctctgcctcccgagtgctgggattaaaggcgtgcgccaccaccgcccggcctgcttcACTTTTTATATGTGGGCATCAACTAAACATGacattatttatttcttgaaGGTCTGCATAATTCCTCGGTGAAACCAAATATTTTTGGTGGTCGGAGGTGAGAAAACACTAGGGCAGTAACTCCTTAGAAAGTTATTGCCTCTAGACTTCCTATCTCTTCTAGGGACACAGTGACAATCCTGGACTTAATTCGaattgcttttgaaaaataattcctTAGGTAATCTTGGTATTTCACTTTCTACTTGCTCTCATTTCTGTGTGATGTAATTCTAACATGAATAAATGACAGACCCGAAGGACAAGCGCCAAGTTAAAGTTACTAAAATCAAGTTGCCTATCATCTGTCTGGTATTCACTTAAGAGACATACCTCCtgcagcagctgaaacagttaaaAGAGGGTCACAGGATGACTGAGCAGAAGCATCCCAGTCAGGAAAACAAgcacagagaaaaaaagattttacaaATCTGGCTCCAAAATCAAGGCTACAGGCTAGGAAATGGAGGCACTAACTTATACAAATTATAAGATGCTTTTCATGTGATATCTATATACAGTAtatgcagggttttttttgtttgttttttgagacagggtttctctgtgtagctttggtgcctgtcctggatctcgttctgtagatcaggctggcctcgaactcacagagatccacctgactctgcctcccaagtgctgggattaaaggcgtgtgctaccaccacctggcaggtttttctttttttaatgagagagggtaggctacatagcccaggcaggtttccaggttgtccttgaactggacacaatcctcctacctcaacctcccaagACTGGATTTACAGGAATGCACAATACCTAGCTCAGTATACATAATCTTTAGTGAGCAAGGCCTTTGTTTTTACAAGAGTAGGTTGGTGAGTTTCCACCATGTTGAATATGTAACAGAATTCCTAGGAATTAccttctcctgtctcttttcAAAAGAGGATTTGACTTCATCAGATTCTTGCTTTACAGCTAAGGGACTTGTATCTTCATCCCCATCCTCTGGCAAAGCAAAGGTCACTCTTTTCAAGCCTTCTTTATGTTGCTCACCATCCTCACTTTCTTCCAGGTCGTTATCTTCATCCCTACAACAGCAAGACAGTTATCAAAGGGAGAACACCACAAACCACTACGAATACAAAGATAAACATTCCTTTTTAACACCTAATGCCATTCAATATTCAGAACTCCCAGGGTAGCTAAGGctccaaagaacaaaaagaattcttttttttaactttaatttatttattattattttgtatgcatgACATGTGTGGGCGATATGTGTACCacaacatgcatgtggaggtcagagaaaaacttgTGGGTTtaggggatcaaacttaggtcaccaggctgcatggcaagtacttttatcTACTAAGTcaccatctcactggctcaaGTCCCTtgatagactaggctggcctaaaactcacagaaatcctcctgcctctgcctcccaagtgctgtgatcaaaggcatgagccattaCACCTGGCTAAGGAAGTGATCTTTAGGTGAAATGGTTGCTATGTAGAAACAGAATAGAAAGCATTAATACATGGAATACATTATTCATCAACTCATGATACAAAGTGCTTACTAAAAGATAACattaggagctggaaagatggctaagaacactggctgctcttccagaagacctggactcaattcccagcacccacatataacTCACAACTATCCAGTGCCTTGGTATGTTCAGTCTCAGctcaggggatctaacaccttcttctggccttttcagGCACCAAACACACACTTGGTGAGCAGACATATGTGTAaacaaaaactcatacacataaaataaacttaaagaaaactttttaaaaaataatgggggggaggggtggtggtggtggtacatgcctttaatcccagcactagggaggcagaggcaggtgaatctagttccaggccagcctggtctacagaatgagtttcaggacaaccagggcttgggaaagaaaccctgtctcagaaaaacaaacaaacaaacaaacaaacaaacaaaaaacaaccaaccaaacatacaaacaaacaaaaaaaatcaaaccaaaccaaaaaaacaaaaacaatgttttaCTGGCTCAAAACCCAATTGCAAGGTCCTTACTTATAATATAAAAGGCTAACTGCTACTGCTGGTgcaaattttcttctttaaataatcATCATGTCCCTTGAAATTCAGAGATATTTTTCTAGTTGTCTGATATCAGGGAACCTTCTACTAGATTTAGAGTCTAACTTCTATTATGTATCTGACAACTCTGAATACGTATTTTACATCTATGACTGGACCACTGCTGCTTACAAactaaagaaagatttaaaatgcTCACGATTCAgaaatgctttcttctgcttcctccgcAAATCCTTCCTCTTTGTTTGAACCCAGCTCATCATCAACAACACTAGTGATGTCATCATCACTTTCAACTGGATCGAAAAAATCTTTGTATTTCAGATTTCTGGAACTTTTATttgactaaaataaaaaacatttttaaacagttTAAAGATGGAAAACTGTATAAAAACACTCATGTGCCTAtgcatattatacacacatacaaattgctTTCTAACTTTAATACTACCCCAGGCAAAAATAGCTACTAGGGAAACTAGCAACTAGTTAACTACCTCACAATGGAAGCCTAATAAATTGAAAGGAAGTACACACCTACTCATAACACATAAATAAGAGTATACTATTTCATATCTCAAAACTTCTAATTaccattatttaaaaaagaaacccatcCTCTATATAATAATTGTTAAAAGCCTCtctcagccatttctttcttttttatattcatttgagGGGTTCATGGGAGGagtgttttttgaggcagggtctcattacttagcccaggctggttttgaacacATAAtttccctacctctgcctcccacttacATCCTGCACTACTGGCttagcttttaaatttaattaatttcttcAATACTTTGTTTGTGCTCAAATGAATTTTGAGGCACATTAAATCTCTCCTTaggaaaatatgacatttaaaagttTCTTTCCCTAAAACCTTACCTTAATTTTCTGGCGTCCAAACAGCCCTCCCTCATCTTCATCCGAATCAATGTCTTCAAAAAGGTCaatatcttcctcctcctcttcatcctcaggtcttttttcctcttctttttctattttttctaaaaAGTTCTCCATTTCAGAGAGTTTGAAGAATTTGTCGTCCACTACAGACTTTTCTCTTGGTTTTCCAGGTGGTTTGATTTGCATCTTGGTCTGCTGTTCCAATTTGCTAATATCAAAGTCAAGGTCGGAGTCCTCATCACTGAAAATGGGACTTGTCCTTGGGTCAGATCTGCCTGACCTTTGGGGTCTCTCACCCCCTTTAGGAACATCACCACCCACATCTGACAgctgttcttcctcctcatcaGTCTCTAGGTTCTCCTGGCTGTCAACCTCCAGCTCTGAGGCCTCCTCTTCACACTCCTGATCTTCACTCTCTGGGAGAAGGCTGAGATCTTCATCCTCAATTGTTTCACTAACTGCATTTTGGAAGTACTCTAAGATTGGTTCATTTTGCAATTCTAGTTGTTGCCAAATCTGCTCATCATCAAAACTATTTATCTCAAGTTTTTGTAAAGGACTTCCAGAGATTCGGCCATtctctaatattttattaaaatcataAAGAACTTTTGTTAGAGAAGTGAAGTTTGATGCTAGTCCATTTTGAATCCTATTGGGAAAGGAGATTAAGTGAGATGAATTATATACAAAATATCaagcattttgaaataaaaaaaaaacataccttatttgcaaaataaaatgtaaatgaagcatCAATTTTAAGTAAAGACCCTGGCTCCCCACAATGTGTATCTTGCTGGTGAGCCAGAAGTATATGA
The nucleotide sequence above comes from Peromyscus maniculatus bairdii isolate BWxNUB_F1_BW_parent chromosome 1, HU_Pman_BW_mat_3.1, whole genome shotgun sequence. Encoded proteins:
- the Mphosph10 gene encoding U3 small nucleolar ribonucleoprotein MPP10, translating into MAPRVTRRQTLERCLREVKKATSRPECFLTIQNGLASNFTSLTKVLYDFNKILENGRISGSPLQKLEINSFDDEQIWQQLELQNEPILEYFQNAVSETIEDEDLSLLPESEDQECEEEASELEVDSQENLETDEEEEQLSDVGGDVPKGGERPQRSGRSDPRTSPIFSDEDSDLDFDISKLEQQTKMQIKPPGKPREKSVVDDKFFKLSEMENFLEKIEKEEEKRPEDEEEEEDIDLFEDIDSDEDEGGLFGRQKIKSNKSSRNLKYKDFFDPVESDDDITSVVDDELGSNKEEGFAEEAEESISESDEDNDLEESEDGEQHKEGLKRVTFALPEDGDEDTSPLAVKQESDEVKSSFEKRQEKMNEKIASLEKELLEKKPWQLQGEVTAQKRPENSLLEETLHFDHAVRMAPVITEETTLHLEDIIKQRIRDQAWDDVERKEKPKEDAYEYKKRLTLDHEKSKLSLAEIYEQEYIKLNQQKTEEEENPEHVEIQKMMDSLFLKLDALSNFHFIPKPPVPEIKVVSNLPAITMEEVAPVSVSDAALLAPEEIKEKNKAGDLKTAAEKTATDKKRERRKKKYQKRLKIKEKEKRRKLLEKKNPDQPGKSTRAAAAEKLKQLTKTGKVSLLKDERKDKPLKSSQAFFSKLQDQVKMQINDAKQPGKIKKKKQDISVHKLKL